Proteins from one Desmodus rotundus isolate HL8 chromosome 9, HLdesRot8A.1, whole genome shotgun sequence genomic window:
- the NFILZ gene encoding NFIL3 like protein: MDLGVLGLPGAPQGCSKTLLGARGRGPAMRRQREFLPEEKKDTVYWEKRRKNNEAAKRSREKRRLNDAALEGRLAAVLQENALLRAELRALKHHFGLLSPVGSTRGLPLQALLWTTPWIGDPLSGAEPLPSLPGSPGCILRPCSLDAGVPGCQGCQVAHRWTSLATSSRLPQDPATPDPKRMDMSLQAALPATFFSCHLLSGHGGPRPELRPCWGLWSPVPTGCQASGPSDVLLTPTVDPMGLPPRVACPVPGNHPEGLAQPSLPHKLRIKSRASSRVAGGCKGGQGPL; encoded by the coding sequence ATGGACTTGGGTGTCTTGGGCCTGCCAGGTGCCCCCCAGGGTTGCAGCAAGACCCTGCTGGGAGCACGGGGCAGGGGCCCGGCTATGCGTCGGCAGCGGGAGTTCCTGCCGGAAGAGAAGAAGGACACGGTTTACTGGGAAAAGCGGAGGAAGAACAATGAAGCAGCCAAGAGGTCCCGGGAGAAGCGGCGTCTCAACGACGCAGCCCTGGAGGGCAGGCTGGCCGCCGTGCTGCAGGAGAATGCCCTGCTCAGGGCTGAGCTGAGAGCACTCAAGCACCACTTTGGCCTCCTGTCCCCTGTGGGCAGCACCCGGGGCCTGCCCTTGCAGGCTCTGCTCTGGACAACCCCTTGGATCGGAGACCCCCTTTCAGGGGCTGAGccactcccatctctgcctggcTCTCCTGGCTGCATCTTGAGGCCATGTTCCCTGGACGCTGGGGTCCCAGGATGCCAGGGCTGCCAAGTGGCTCACAGGTGGACCAGCTTGGCAACTTCCTCCAGGCTCCCCCAGGACCCTGCTACCCCTGACCCCAAGAGAATGGACATGTCCTTGCAAGCTGCCCTCCCAGCCACCTTCTTCAGCTGTCACCTCCTGAGTGGACATGGGGGGCCCAGACCTGAGCTCAGGCCCTGCTGGGGACTGTGGTCTCCTGTGCCCACTGGTTGCCAGGCCTCAGGGCCCTCAGATGTGTTACTGACACCCACTGTTGACCCCATGGGGCTGCCTCCCAGGGTGGCCTGCCCTGTCCCAGGAAACCATCCCGAGGGTCTGgctcagccctccctgccccacaaacTGCGCATCAAGTCCCGAGCCTCCAGCAGAGTAGCTGGAGGCTGCAAGGGTGGCCAGGGTCCCCTCTGA